A DNA window from Selenomonas sp. oral taxon 126 contains the following coding sequences:
- a CDS encoding ATP-binding protein has translation MDGYRTRIADGMLEGLLKAFGAVCIEGPKCCGKTWTATKNSRSKFMLGDPAGNFQNRMLAGLDPSIVLPGETPRLIDEWQEVPSIWDAVRHEVDVRNRQGQFILTGSFTPQRKGVMHSGAGRIAPLRMRTMSLWETGDSDGKISLRSLFARDFTPQLTDEVNLATLAGLIVRGGWPQGLSVPTENAHLLPQGYINAIIDDGANRLDDIRRDSSKMLRLLKSLARNESTTVSNKTIKRDIRDVDGVDISDQTVSEYLDVFRRLYIIEDQPPFNPNVRSSVRVKQMSKRHLTDPSIACSLLGLDENGLISDIETMGFLFEALCERDLWIYAQALGGKLFHYQDYKEKEIDAVVEMQDGTWGAFEIKLGANQIDAAAKNLLDIRSRMLKEDERRAPQLLCVICGLTNAAYRREDGVCVIPITSLRP, from the coding sequence ATGGATGGCTATCGCACACGCATTGCAGATGGTATGCTGGAGGGGCTTTTAAAAGCATTCGGCGCCGTCTGCATAGAGGGACCAAAGTGCTGCGGAAAGACGTGGACAGCAACGAAAAACAGCCGCAGCAAATTTATGTTGGGTGACCCTGCGGGGAACTTTCAAAACAGAATGCTGGCAGGACTGGATCCCTCCATTGTGCTGCCCGGTGAGACGCCCCGCCTCATAGACGAATGGCAGGAAGTTCCGAGCATCTGGGACGCGGTCAGACACGAGGTGGATGTCAGGAATCGGCAGGGGCAATTCATCCTGACCGGCTCGTTCACGCCGCAGAGAAAGGGCGTCATGCACAGCGGGGCAGGGCGCATTGCGCCGCTCCGCATGAGAACCATGTCGCTGTGGGAGACCGGAGACTCCGACGGTAAAATTTCTCTGCGCTCTTTATTCGCGCGAGACTTCACACCGCAGCTGACAGACGAGGTAAATCTGGCAACGCTCGCGGGGCTGATCGTTCGGGGCGGATGGCCGCAGGGGCTCTCCGTGCCGACGGAGAATGCGCATTTGCTGCCGCAGGGATACATCAACGCCATCATCGACGACGGCGCAAACCGTTTGGACGACATTCGGCGGGACAGCTCGAAGATGCTGCGCCTGCTCAAATCGCTCGCGCGAAATGAATCAACCACCGTTTCCAATAAAACGATCAAGCGGGATATCAGGGACGTTGACGGTGTGGACATCAGCGATCAGACGGTGTCCGAATATCTGGATGTCTTCCGTCGCCTCTACATCATCGAAGACCAGCCGCCGTTCAACCCCAATGTGCGTTCCTCCGTGCGCGTGAAGCAGATGAGCAAACGCCATCTGACCGATCCCTCCATCGCATGCAGCTTGCTGGGGCTGGACGAGAACGGACTCATCTCGGATATCGAGACTATGGGCTTCTTGTTCGAGGCCCTGTGCGAGCGCGATCTGTGGATTTACGCACAGGCATTGGGCGGCAAGCTGTTCCATTACCAGGACTATAAGGAAAAAGAGATTGACGCTGTCGTAGAAATGCAGGATGGCACATGGGGCGCATTTGAAATCAAACTCGGCGCAAATCAGATTGATGCAGCCGCAAAAAATCTATTGGATATTCGCAGCAGGATGCTGAAAGAAGACGAAAGAAGGGCGCCGCAGCTTCTCTGCGTTATTTGCGGACTGACGAATGCTGCATACCGACGGGAAGACGGCGTCTGCGTCATACCGATCACATCGCTCAGACCGTGA
- a CDS encoding DUF805 domain-containing protein produces MFCKNCGNPVEDGTKYCRACGSAIATSEVHTQMSGTPRKPDEGIIENFFKLHGRLNRKRFIKRSFVLAGLAFPCFFLLFAVLDDTKPFEVLSMVTAFVFQIANYCIAVRRLEDLGYGPGAARLILIVGIVSLPIDDEHVLRILSYVQSGFWFYCAVKKGTAGKNQYGEDPLQQGASS; encoded by the coding sequence ATGTTTTGCAAAAATTGCGGAAATCCTGTTGAGGATGGTACAAAGTATTGTCGGGCGTGCGGCTCAGCGATTGCCACATCTGAGGTGCATACACAAATGAGCGGCACTCCGCGTAAACCGGACGAGGGCATTATAGAGAATTTTTTCAAGCTTCATGGGCGTTTGAATCGAAAAAGATTTATCAAGAGATCATTTGTGTTAGCGGGTCTGGCGTTCCCTTGCTTTTTCTTGCTTTTTGCCGTGCTCGATGACACGAAGCCATTTGAAGTCCTGTCAATGGTAACCGCATTTGTTTTCCAGATCGCGAATTATTGTATCGCTGTCCGCCGTTTGGAAGACCTAGGGTATGGTCCGGGTGCGGCACGCCTCATTTTAATTGTTGGTATTGTGTCTCTCCCGATTGATGATGAGCATGTCCTTCGGATTTTGTCGTATGTACAGTCCGGTTTTTGGTTCTACTGTGCGGTAAAGAAAGGTACTGCGGGAAAAAATCAATACGGCGAAGATCCCCTGCAGCAAGGAGCAAGCTCATAG
- a CDS encoding DUF2442 domain-containing protein: MGSSRSALIHFADRRYIMRIHPIAVKPLSNYILSVTFSNGEHRHFDVKPYLDIPFFTPLKNMEEFKQVFVNDFTVEWKNGRDIAPHELYDGSVSAPTSV; the protein is encoded by the coding sequence ATGGGCAGCTCCCGTTCCGCATTGATCCACTTCGCTGATCGGAGGTACATTATGCGAATCCACCCTATCGCTGTAAAGCCCCTAAGTAATTATATCCTGAGCGTGACTTTCTCCAACGGGGAGCACCGACACTTCGATGTAAAGCCCTATTTGGACATCCCCTTTTTTACCCCGCTCAAAAACATGGAAGAGTTCAAACAGGTCTTTGTCAATGACTTCACTGTCGAATGGAAAAATGGCAGAGACATTGCTCCACACGAGCTCTATGACGGCTCCGTTTCTGCTCCGACGTCTGTATAA